Proteins encoded in a region of the Cytobacillus pseudoceanisediminis genome:
- a CDS encoding Spx/MgsR family RNA polymerase-binding regulatory protein gives MSQLTFFTYPSCTSCRKTKKWLTAHSIDFEERHLFRETPSSRELLKILSLTTSGLDELLATRSQTYKKLEQNLEELSLSEVVQIVIKEPKLLRRPILTNGDKIVIGYNPDAFKNIAK, from the coding sequence ATGAGCCAATTGACATTTTTCACATATCCCAGCTGTACTTCCTGCAGAAAGACGAAAAAATGGCTGACAGCCCATTCAATTGATTTTGAAGAAAGGCATCTCTTCAGGGAGACTCCATCATCAAGAGAATTACTAAAAATACTTTCCTTAACAACAAGCGGCCTTGACGAACTGCTCGCTACCCGCAGCCAGACCTATAAAAAACTGGAACAGAACCTTGAGGAATTATCTTTATCAGAAGTGGTGCAAATAGTAATTAAGGAGCCAAAACTGCTGCGGAGGCCCATACTGACAAATGGAGATAAAATTGTCATAGGCTATAATCCGGATGCATTTAAGAATATTGCCAAATAG
- the comGB gene encoding competence type IV pilus assembly protein ComGB, translating to MRKHKWTIQEQGLFLKNTGELLSRGYPLSEALESMMHQLPPKRKHEISQCLSQLKEGFPFYQILANMNFNNNLIGYVFFAEQHGGLASAFLEGSEMVLRKGRDIQKLQKLMTYPIFLMFITAFLFVFVDKVLLPRFSSLFVSMHLKPNFFTKAVYLFGDLLPLFILIVLFGLVTLLIYYFFRFRNLSPIQQKMVIVKIPAGGHFLRLYYTHFFAVQLSHLLNGGLSTHEALSLFEKNDKQPFYSALGEAVKIKLREGNKLEDILISYPFFERELANIIRHGQKNGRLDQELSFSAGIA from the coding sequence ATGCGGAAACATAAATGGACCATTCAAGAACAGGGCTTGTTTCTGAAAAATACTGGTGAACTGCTGTCCAGAGGGTACCCCTTATCTGAGGCACTGGAATCAATGATGCATCAGCTGCCGCCAAAACGAAAACATGAAATTAGTCAGTGCCTCTCTCAATTGAAAGAAGGATTTCCTTTTTATCAAATCCTTGCAAACATGAACTTTAATAATAATCTGATCGGCTATGTGTTTTTTGCCGAACAGCATGGCGGCCTTGCTTCTGCATTTCTTGAAGGAAGCGAAATGGTGCTGAGAAAAGGAAGGGACATTCAAAAATTGCAAAAACTGATGACCTATCCTATTTTCCTGATGTTCATTACCGCATTCCTATTTGTTTTCGTTGATAAAGTCCTGCTGCCCCGTTTCTCTTCCTTATTCGTTTCCATGCACCTTAAGCCTAATTTCTTCACAAAAGCCGTTTATTTGTTTGGGGACCTTCTCCCATTATTCATTCTGATTGTACTCTTCGGTTTAGTCACTTTACTTATATACTATTTTTTTAGATTCAGAAACCTTTCCCCTATCCAGCAAAAGATGGTCATAGTAAAAATTCCTGCTGGAGGCCATTTTCTTCGTCTTTACTACACCCATTTCTTTGCTGTACAGCTCAGTCACCTCTTAAACGGCGGCCTATCCACACATGAGGCGCTTAGTCTTTTTGAAAAAAATGATAAGCAGCCTTTTTACAGCGCCCTTGGTGAAGCCGTGAAAATCAAACTCCGTGAGGGGAATAAGCTTGAGGATATACTAATTAGTTATCCTTTTTTTGAAAGGGAGCTGGCCAATATTATCAGACATGGTCAAAAAAATGGCAGGCTGGACCAGGAATTATCTTTTTCAGCAGGCATTGCCTAA
- the comGC gene encoding competence type IV pilus major pilin ComGC, which yields MKWRTVNNDKGFTLIEMMIVLLVISVLLIITIPNVTKHNSKINSKGCDAFVKMVQAQVQAYEIDNKELPSGIQDLVDADYLNAETTTCPNGDAIKISAEGKVESSGL from the coding sequence ATGAAATGGCGTACAGTAAATAATGACAAAGGGTTCACGCTCATTGAAATGATGATTGTTTTATTGGTGATTTCCGTACTCTTAATCATCACCATTCCGAATGTAACGAAACACAATTCAAAAATAAACAGCAAGGGATGCGATGCGTTTGTTAAAATGGTGCAGGCCCAGGTTCAGGCATATGAAATTGACAATAAAGAGCTTCCTTCAGGTATACAGGATTTAGTGGATGCCGATTACCTCAATGCTGAAACCACGACTTGTCCAAATGGAGATGCCATTAAGATTTCTGCAGAGGGGAAGGTTGAATCTTCAGGGTTATGA
- the comGD gene encoding competence type IV pilus minor pilin ComGD, whose protein sequence is MIKNKEGFTLIETLFVFSIFLIIATITSILLKPQFLYLEKRMFFSQLKSDLLYAQNYAITHQTDVAIQIVPEEKRYYAQVKFAADPIFSREYPGIIEIKEGTMPLYFQYGPGGITNKFGTFYVKTDNEQYKITFLIGRGRFYVEKE, encoded by the coding sequence ATGATAAAGAACAAAGAGGGCTTTACATTAATAGAAACTCTTTTCGTTTTCAGTATTTTCCTTATAATTGCCACGATTACCTCTATTCTTCTTAAACCGCAATTCCTCTATCTTGAAAAGAGAATGTTCTTTTCCCAATTAAAGTCTGACCTGCTTTATGCCCAGAATTATGCCATCACCCATCAGACAGATGTAGCTATTCAAATTGTTCCCGAGGAGAAAAGGTATTACGCCCAGGTAAAGTTTGCAGCTGATCCTATCTTCAGCAGAGAATATCCTGGAATCATTGAGATTAAGGAGGGTACCATGCCATTGTATTTTCAATACGGGCCAGGGGGAATTACAAATAAATTTGGTACTTTCTATGTCAAAACAGACAATGAGCAATACAAAATTACCTTTTTAATCGGAAGAGGGAGATTTTATGTGGAGAAGGAATGA
- the comGF gene encoding competence type IV pilus minor pilin ComGF, translated as MKTYGIDRKKSVKYSNNKGFTMLEMLFAFAIFLMIASFLPVSINFLFQDWKMEARTQRLEWHVFINQLKKEIRLADAAEISPVSIVLTIDGKSVIYEKYGSNLRRRVDMKGHEVVLQKLDRITFSSINGGVEINVSDSFDQEHSACLYYLMNMEDIDVP; from the coding sequence ATGAAAACGTACGGGATAGATCGAAAGAAAAGTGTGAAGTATTCCAATAATAAAGGATTTACCATGCTGGAAATGCTGTTTGCGTTTGCAATATTCTTAATGATTGCTTCCTTTTTGCCTGTCAGCATTAATTTCCTCTTTCAGGACTGGAAAATGGAAGCCAGGACACAAAGACTTGAGTGGCATGTATTTATCAATCAGCTGAAAAAAGAGATTAGGCTTGCTGATGCTGCAGAAATATCACCTGTTTCCATTGTATTAACCATAGACGGGAAAAGTGTGATTTATGAAAAATATGGTTCCAATTTGAGGAGGAGAGTGGATATGAAAGGCCACGAAGTTGTCCTGCAAAAACTTGATAGAATAACATTCAGTTCCATTAATGGCGGAGTTGAAATAAATGTATCAGATAGTTTTGATCAGGAGCATTCGGCCTGTCTTTATTACCTGATGAATATGGAGGATATTGATGTACCGTAA
- the comGG gene encoding competence type IV pilus minor pilin ComGG produces MYRNQDGFSYPLTLTIILAALFLLTIQLDQFISEKRIVNQAETVIMQEYYLLCSFKKTEKMLSENIDPDKSGIFSFKNGSVSYEISPVATSLIQITFKTKIGSDKEISGYAYYDTDLQKMIKWIEKN; encoded by the coding sequence ATGTACCGTAATCAGGATGGATTTTCTTACCCTCTTACTTTAACAATCATTCTGGCTGCACTCTTTCTCCTTACGATTCAATTAGATCAGTTTATTTCTGAGAAAAGGATAGTGAATCAGGCGGAAACCGTCATAATGCAGGAGTATTACTTACTATGTTCCTTTAAAAAAACTGAAAAAATGCTGAGCGAAAATATAGACCCTGATAAATCAGGAATTTTTTCGTTTAAAAATGGATCTGTTTCATATGAAATCTCCCCAGTGGCAACAAGCTTAATTCAAATTACCTTCAAAACGAAAATTGGCTCTGATAAGGAAATTTCCGGATATGCTTACTATGACACGGATCTGCAAAAAATGATAAAATGGATTGAAAAAAACTGA
- a CDS encoding YqzE family protein: protein MKSNDYVKYLTQTVVKYIDQPKDERKRHRIEKKDMKEPFLFRWFGMFSYVFYLGMRRKKHK, encoded by the coding sequence ATGAAATCCAACGATTATGTAAAGTATCTTACCCAGACAGTAGTAAAATATATAGATCAGCCCAAAGATGAGCGAAAACGGCATAGAATAGAGAAAAAGGACATGAAAGAGCCATTTTTATTCAGGTGGTTTGGCATGTTTTCATATGTTTTCTATTTGGGCATGAGAAGAAAAAAACATAAGTAG